The Mesotoga sp. UBA6090 DNA window GACGAAGTGAAGCTAAATTCAGAGACGGGAACAATGATAAGAGAGGGTGTTGGTACCGTTATCAATCCTCTCGACCTGCACGCGCTGGAAACAGCGTTGAGAATCAAAGAGACTGGTAATCACTCCGTTGCGGTTGTTTCTATGGGACCACCAGCCGCAGAAGAGGCCGTGAGGGAAGCAATAGCAATGGGTGCCGACAGGGCGGTGCTGCTGACAGACCGTAAGTTCGCAGGCGCCGATACGTGGGCAACGTCTATGGCTCTAGCGAGGTTTGCAGAAAAGGAAGGTCCCTTTGACCTGATCCTGGCCGGCGAGAAGGCTACCGACGGAGAAACCGGTCAGGTGGGCCCTGAAACAGGCGCTATGCTGGGTATTCCCGTGGCTACTTATGTTTCGAGGATAGTTGAGCTAGATGAATCGGGCATAACAATCGAACGCGAAGTGGAAGATGGAAAGGAAGTATGGAAGCTTCCCCTACCTTCACTCGTTTCGGTGACTAAAGATGTCAATGAACCCAGACTCCCCACCTTGAATGGAAAGAAACTCGCCAGAAATGCCTCAATAGAGAGGGTCGGCAACGATTTTCTGGAATTAGATCCATCGGAGATCGGCTTGAAAGGTTCACCAACAAGAGTAGTGAGAATTGGGACCCCGAAGCTCTCGAGGAAGGTAGAGATGTACGAGGGGAGCAGTATCAGAGACGGAATAGATGAGATAAAGAAGAGATTGGTACCCTATCTGGAGGTGAACCATGAGTGATCTCCTGGTAATCGCAGAGAGAAGAGGAAATGAAATCCACTCAAGTACATTCGAACTACTTGGAAAGGCGAGAGAATTATCCATAAAGCGGCCTCTTACGGTTTCAGTAGTTGTTCTTTCCGACAAGCCTGTCGAAGAGGATTCGGCTAACGCTCTCTTCTCAGGAGGGGCAGATCGAATCATCCTGGCAGTAGACAGAAGCTTCTCCAGATTCAATTTCGAACCATACACAAAGACTCTGGCTGCTATCGT harbors:
- a CDS encoding electron transfer flavoprotein subunit beta/FixA family protein, which produces MKILVLLKQVPDSDEVKLNSETGTMIREGVGTVINPLDLHALETALRIKETGNHSVAVVSMGPPAAEEAVREAIAMGADRAVLLTDRKFAGADTWATSMALARFAEKEGPFDLILAGEKATDGETGQVGPETGAMLGIPVATYVSRIVELDESGITIEREVEDGKEVWKLPLPSLVSVTKDVNEPRLPTLNGKKLARNASIERVGNDFLELDPSEIGLKGSPTRVVRIGTPKLSRKVEMYEGSSIRDGIDEIKKRLVPYLEVNHE